A window of Streptomyces sp. DG1A-41 contains these coding sequences:
- a CDS encoding DUF6010 family protein: MQYIAPIGIGILYALLMSLVPEPHRRRLNAVMVAGAGAAYLSGGGMGGWEFPFTALLTYVAFRGLESWTWIGIGWLLHTAWDIVHHVKGHPIIPFAHTSSLGCAVCDPVIAIWCLRGGPSLIDLVRDRRRSGQPQPGPGPREGVSHEAPSPTPG; this comes from the coding sequence ATGCAGTACATCGCGCCGATCGGCATCGGCATCCTCTACGCCCTGTTGATGTCCCTCGTGCCCGAACCGCACCGGCGGCGCCTGAACGCGGTCATGGTCGCCGGTGCCGGCGCGGCGTACCTCAGCGGCGGCGGCATGGGCGGCTGGGAGTTCCCCTTCACCGCTCTGCTCACCTACGTCGCCTTCCGCGGCCTGGAGTCGTGGACGTGGATCGGCATCGGCTGGCTGCTGCACACGGCGTGGGACATCGTCCACCACGTCAAGGGCCATCCGATCATCCCCTTCGCCCACACCTCCTCCCTGGGCTGCGCGGTCTGCGACCCGGTGATCGCCATCTGGTGCCTGCGGGGCGGCCCCTCGCTCATCGACCTCGTACGCGACCGTCGTCGGTCCGGGCAGCCGCAGCCCGGCCCGGGCCCGCGGGAAGGTGTCAGCCACGAAGCCCCCTCTCCCACCCCCGGGTGA
- a CDS encoding family 2B encapsulin nanocompartment shell protein — MSVGEEVRTEQTKPQQSLGTAAARNLATTTKSVPQMQEISSRWLLRMLPWVDIQGGTYRVNRRLTFAVGDGRITFVKTGDRVEIIPAELGELPALRSYEDQEVLSEIARRCEQREFAAGEVIASFGSQTDEVYLLAHGRVEKIGTGPYGDDESLGVLADGAYLGDEALLNEDAIWEYTARALTACTVLVLSRQDVEQIAERSDSLREHLQQCRSIPEQRSNKYGEKEIDLASGHSGEPDIPHTFVDYEARPREYELSVAQTVLRIHTRVADLYNQPMNQTEQQIRLTVEALKERQEHELINNRDFGLLHNCEYDQRIQPHDGVPSPDDLDELLSRRRGTKLLLAHPRAIAAIGRELNKRGLVPETIDMAGNRIPTWRGVPIFPCNKIPVTQERTTSIIAMRTGESDQGVIGLRASGIPDEIEPSLSVRFMGINEQAIIKYLVTAYYSAAVLVPDALGVLENVEIGRWR, encoded by the coding sequence ATGTCGGTAGGCGAAGAGGTCCGCACGGAGCAGACCAAGCCGCAGCAGAGTCTCGGCACGGCGGCCGCGCGGAACCTGGCCACCACGACCAAGTCCGTGCCGCAGATGCAGGAGATCAGTTCCCGCTGGCTGCTGCGCATGCTGCCCTGGGTGGACATCCAGGGTGGTACGTACCGGGTGAACCGGCGACTGACGTTCGCCGTCGGTGACGGCCGGATCACGTTCGTGAAAACCGGCGACCGCGTCGAGATCATCCCCGCGGAACTGGGCGAACTGCCGGCGCTGCGGTCGTACGAGGACCAGGAGGTGCTCTCCGAGATCGCCCGGCGCTGCGAGCAACGGGAGTTCGCCGCTGGCGAGGTGATCGCCTCGTTCGGCAGCCAGACCGACGAGGTGTACCTGCTGGCGCACGGCAGGGTGGAGAAGATCGGCACGGGCCCGTACGGCGACGACGAGTCCCTCGGAGTCCTCGCCGACGGCGCCTACCTCGGCGACGAGGCCCTGCTGAACGAGGACGCCATCTGGGAGTACACGGCCCGCGCGCTCACCGCGTGCACCGTGCTCGTCCTGTCCCGCCAGGACGTCGAGCAGATCGCGGAGCGCTCGGACTCGCTGCGCGAGCACCTCCAGCAGTGCCGCTCGATCCCCGAGCAGCGCTCCAACAAGTACGGCGAGAAGGAGATCGACCTCGCCTCCGGCCACTCCGGTGAGCCGGACATCCCGCACACCTTCGTCGACTACGAGGCCAGGCCCCGTGAGTACGAACTGAGCGTCGCCCAGACCGTCCTGCGCATCCACACGCGCGTGGCCGACCTGTACAACCAGCCCATGAACCAGACCGAGCAGCAGATCCGGCTGACGGTCGAGGCGCTGAAGGAGCGCCAGGAGCACGAGCTCATCAACAACCGCGACTTCGGCCTCCTGCACAACTGCGAGTACGACCAGCGCATCCAGCCGCACGACGGCGTGCCGAGCCCGGACGACCTGGACGAACTGCTCAGCAGGCGCCGCGGCACCAAACTGCTCCTCGCCCACCCGCGCGCGATCGCCGCGATCGGCCGTGAGCTCAACAAGCGAGGGCTCGTCCCCGAGACCATCGACATGGCCGGCAACCGCATCCCCACCTGGCGCGGGGTGCCGATCTTCCCGTGCAACAAGATCCCGGTGACCCAGGAGCGGACGACGTCGATCATCGCCATGCGTACCGGCGAGAGCGACCAGGGCGTCATCGGCCTGCGGGCCTCCGGCATCCCGGACGAGATCGAGCCGAGCCTGTCGGTGCGCTTCATGGGCATCAACGAACAGGCCATCATCAAGTACCTGGTCACGGCCTACTACTCGGCCGCGGTCCTGGTACCGGATGCGCTCGGCGTCCTGGAGAACGTCGAGATCGGCCGCTGGCGGTGA
- a CDS encoding family 2 encapsulin nanocompartment cargo protein polyprenyl transferase, producing MGESLTEFRTETTLPAPGGQRGTEPGHAAGAPERRRPIGTQRDGRPGPAEGHEAVMFLERARAEVDPVLRDVLGSLPGPMRRIALYHFGWEQADGTPAEGGSGKAIRPALVLAAAAALGGPEARAAAVRAAAAVELVHNFTLLHDDVMDRDTTRRHRPTVWTVFGDPDAILAGDALQALAMRLLAEDPHPAAPAATARLADCVVELCAGQHADTAMEQRGPGEVTLDEVLAMAEAKTGALLGSACAIGGLYAGAGNAEVAALDAFGREAGLAFQLIDDVIGIWGDPRRTGKPVGADLAARKKSLPVVAAFASGTPAAAELAELYARPSEKEDLDHIALTVERAGGRDWAQNQAADRMAGALQQLSRAVPDPEAAGGLLALAEFVTRRSS from the coding sequence ATGGGTGAGTCCCTTACGGAGTTCAGGACGGAGACGACGCTGCCCGCCCCCGGCGGGCAGCGCGGTACCGAGCCCGGGCACGCGGCCGGGGCACCGGAAAGGCGGAGGCCCATCGGGACACAGCGGGACGGCCGGCCGGGACCGGCCGAGGGGCACGAGGCGGTCATGTTCCTGGAGCGGGCCCGGGCGGAGGTCGACCCGGTCCTGCGGGACGTGCTCGGCTCGCTCCCCGGGCCGATGCGCCGGATCGCGCTCTACCACTTCGGCTGGGAGCAGGCGGACGGCACACCGGCCGAGGGCGGCTCGGGCAAGGCGATCCGGCCCGCGCTCGTCCTCGCCGCGGCGGCCGCGCTCGGCGGACCCGAGGCACGGGCGGCGGCGGTCCGGGCGGCTGCGGCGGTGGAGCTGGTCCACAACTTCACGTTGCTGCACGACGACGTGATGGACCGGGACACCACCCGCCGGCACCGGCCCACCGTATGGACCGTGTTCGGCGACCCCGACGCGATTCTCGCCGGGGACGCCCTCCAGGCGCTGGCCATGCGGCTGCTCGCCGAGGACCCGCATCCGGCGGCCCCGGCCGCCACCGCCCGGCTCGCGGACTGCGTGGTCGAACTGTGCGCGGGACAGCACGCGGACACGGCCATGGAGCAGCGCGGTCCCGGCGAGGTCACGCTCGACGAGGTGCTCGCCATGGCGGAGGCCAAGACGGGCGCACTGCTGGGCAGCGCCTGTGCGATCGGCGGGCTGTACGCGGGTGCCGGGAACGCGGAAGTGGCGGCGCTGGACGCGTTCGGCCGGGAGGCCGGGCTCGCCTTCCAGCTCATCGACGACGTCATCGGCATATGGGGCGACCCACGCCGCACCGGCAAGCCCGTCGGCGCGGACCTGGCCGCCCGCAAGAAGTCCCTGCCGGTCGTGGCGGCCTTCGCCTCCGGCACGCCGGCGGCCGCGGAACTCGCCGAACTGTACGCACGACCCAGCGAGAAGGAGGACCTCGACCACATCGCTCTGACCGTGGAGCGGGCGGGCGGCCGTGACTGGGCGCAGAACCAGGCGGCCGACCGGATGGCAGGGGCTTTGCAGCAACTGTCACGCGCAGTGCCGGACCCGGAGGCGGCGGGCGGTCTGCTGGCCCTCGCCGAGTTCGTGACACGGCGCAGCAGCTGA
- a CDS encoding GNAT family N-acetyltransferase, whose product MGVAIRTAGEEDRELVVRLLDEAFQDDPVSGWVFPGAEDRRAKHPGLMAAFTDIVLAAGRIDLTEDGSACALWLSMPADDHDGDAADDGPAQLRQAVDPDNERVEAIGRLTAAIHPSGRAHEYLWMLGVAPGRQGEGLGTALIESVLDRCDRDGLPAYLEASNARSRKLYERLGFELAGPALDLPEGGPTMWPMWREPRTAETAS is encoded by the coding sequence ATGGGTGTGGCGATCCGGACGGCGGGCGAGGAGGACCGGGAGCTGGTCGTCCGGCTGCTGGACGAGGCGTTCCAGGACGACCCCGTGAGCGGCTGGGTCTTCCCCGGGGCGGAGGATCGTCGTGCCAAGCATCCCGGGCTCATGGCCGCCTTCACCGACATCGTGCTCGCGGCCGGGCGCATCGACCTCACCGAGGACGGTTCGGCCTGTGCGCTGTGGCTGTCCATGCCGGCCGACGACCATGACGGCGACGCGGCGGACGACGGTCCGGCCCAGCTGCGTCAGGCCGTCGACCCGGACAACGAACGCGTCGAGGCGATCGGCCGGCTGACCGCCGCCATCCACCCCTCCGGGCGGGCCCACGAGTACCTGTGGATGCTCGGGGTGGCCCCCGGCCGCCAGGGCGAGGGCCTCGGCACGGCGCTCATCGAGTCGGTCCTCGACCGTTGCGACCGCGACGGGCTGCCCGCCTACCTGGAGGCGAGCAACGCCCGCAGCCGCAAGCTCTACGAGCGCCTCGGCTTCGAGCTCGCCGGCCCGGCGCTCGACCTCCCGGAGGGCGGCCCGACCATGTGGCCGATGTGGCGCGAGCCCCGCACCGCCGAGACCGCGTCCTGA
- a CDS encoding TetR family transcriptional regulator, producing MVSNPERRAALVDAGVEVLARQGARGLTFRAVDAEAGVPVGTASNYFTDRADLLHQIDTRLHARLAPDPDVVAELMTRPKDRSLVTAFMYDLMARATRDRTGYLALMELRLEATRRPGLLASYTKSVRGDLEEAMEFHRTAGLPGGDESVAVLYLAMLGLLLEHLTLPGVLAGVLPGVSVPDGLVERIVATVLPEG from the coding sequence ATGGTCAGCAATCCCGAGCGCCGGGCCGCGCTCGTCGACGCCGGCGTCGAGGTGCTCGCGCGCCAGGGAGCGCGCGGGCTGACGTTCCGCGCGGTGGACGCGGAGGCCGGCGTGCCCGTGGGCACGGCCTCCAACTACTTCACCGACCGGGCCGACCTGCTGCACCAGATCGACACCCGGCTGCACGCAAGGCTCGCGCCCGACCCCGACGTGGTCGCCGAGCTGATGACCCGCCCCAAGGACCGCTCACTGGTCACGGCCTTCATGTACGACCTCATGGCCCGCGCGACACGCGACCGCACGGGCTATCTGGCCCTCATGGAGCTGCGCCTGGAGGCCACCCGGCGTCCAGGACTGCTCGCCTCCTACACCAAGTCCGTGCGTGGTGACCTGGAGGAGGCCATGGAGTTCCACCGGACGGCCGGCCTGCCCGGCGGCGACGAGTCCGTCGCCGTGCTGTACCTGGCCATGCTCGGCCTGCTCCTGGAGCATCTGACCCTCCCGGGCGTCCTGGCGGGCGTACTGCCCGGAGTGAGCGTCCCGGACGGGCTGGTGGAACGGATCGTGGCGACTGTGTTGCCGGAGGGGTAG
- a CDS encoding dihydrofolate reductase family protein: protein MRKLTYFIACSIDGFIGDPGGDATSMLRFLDEEFLAFLKTEYPETAATHGRRALGFDDLPNKRFDTVVQGRGSYELALKEGITSPYAHLREYVASSTLKESPDPNVEIIADDLVGKVRELKAEAGELGIYLCGGSRIAGELLDEIDELVIKTYPLVYGAGMPMFGSAIAISDFALESVRTFGNGVLVRTYSRKR from the coding sequence TTGCGAAAGCTCACGTACTTCATCGCCTGTTCCATCGACGGTTTCATCGGCGACCCGGGCGGAGACGCGACGTCGATGCTCCGCTTCCTCGACGAGGAGTTCCTCGCCTTCCTGAAGACGGAGTATCCGGAAACCGCGGCCACCCATGGCCGTCGGGCCCTCGGCTTCGACGACCTGCCGAACAAGCGGTTCGACACCGTCGTCCAGGGCCGCGGCAGCTACGAGCTCGCCCTGAAGGAGGGCATCACCAGCCCCTATGCCCACCTGCGCGAGTACGTCGCCTCCAGCACGCTCAAGGAATCACCCGACCCGAACGTCGAGATCATCGCGGACGACCTGGTCGGAAAGGTCCGCGAGCTGAAGGCCGAGGCCGGAGAGCTCGGCATCTACCTGTGCGGCGGCTCCAGGATCGCGGGAGAGCTGCTCGACGAGATCGACGAACTCGTCATCAAGACCTACCCGCTCGTGTACGGCGCGGGCATGCCGATGTTCGGCTCCGCAATCGCGATCTCGGATTTCGCTCTGGAGTCGGTGCGTACCTTCGGCAACGGCGTGCTGGTGCGCACGTACAGCAGGAAGCGTTGA
- a CDS encoding VOC family protein, with protein MACRISELVLGCRDPELLARFWCEVLDFVVLDREGDDCIEIGPREGFGGPQPTIVLSRRDEPEKGKSRLHIDVNATDRDQDAELERLLKLGARPADIGQTGEESWHVLADPEGNEFCLLKARLNPL; from the coding sequence ATGGCATGTCGTATCAGTGAGCTCGTACTCGGTTGCCGGGACCCCGAGTTGCTGGCCCGGTTCTGGTGCGAGGTCCTGGACTTCGTCGTGCTCGATCGCGAAGGGGACGACTGCATCGAGATCGGGCCGCGCGAAGGGTTCGGCGGCCCGCAGCCGACGATCGTCCTCAGTCGCAGGGATGAGCCGGAGAAGGGGAAGTCCCGGCTGCACATCGACGTCAACGCCACCGACCGCGATCAGGACGCCGAACTCGAACGCCTACTGAAGCTCGGCGCGCGCCCGGCCGACATCGGCCAGACAGGCGAGGAGTCGTGGCATGTCCTGGCCGACCCCGAAGGCAATGAGTTCTGCCTGCTCAAGGCCCGTCTCAACCCCCTGTGA
- a CDS encoding VOC family protein gives MGIRWTYAFIDRPREAFGTACDFWTAVTDTRLSEPRGDDSEFVTLVPDDADACLKAQAVRSGDGGAHLDFCVDDVREFADSAMRLGASVVADLGSLVVLRSPGGQLFCADPWRGQSSRPRMVRGSRLDQVCVDVPPSAYDAEVAFWSGLLADWTPRPGSLPEFHVVEPPPGLPVRLLLQRLDEERPASAHLDLACADVAATRAWHEELGAVFVAGFSGWTVLRDPAGGTYCLTTRNPETGRLRG, from the coding sequence ATGGGGATCCGCTGGACGTACGCCTTCATCGACCGCCCTCGCGAGGCCTTCGGCACCGCATGTGACTTCTGGACGGCGGTCACGGACACCCGGCTCTCCGAACCGCGCGGAGACGACTCGGAGTTCGTCACGCTGGTCCCGGACGACGCCGACGCCTGTCTGAAGGCCCAGGCGGTGCGATCGGGGGACGGCGGTGCGCATCTCGACTTCTGTGTGGACGACGTGAGGGAGTTCGCCGACTCGGCGATGCGGCTCGGCGCGAGCGTGGTGGCCGACCTCGGGTCGCTCGTCGTACTGCGGTCGCCCGGCGGGCAGTTGTTCTGCGCGGACCCTTGGCGCGGGCAATCGTCGCGGCCGCGGATGGTGCGGGGCAGCCGTCTCGACCAGGTGTGCGTGGACGTGCCGCCGTCCGCCTACGACGCCGAAGTCGCCTTCTGGAGCGGACTGCTGGCCGACTGGACGCCACGGCCCGGTTCGCTGCCGGAATTCCACGTGGTCGAGCCGCCGCCCGGCCTGCCGGTACGCCTGCTCCTGCAACGCCTCGACGAGGAACGCCCGGCATCCGCCCACCTCGACCTCGCATGCGCGGACGTCGCGGCGACCCGGGCGTGGCACGAGGAGCTCGGGGCCGTGTTCGTGGCCGGCTTCTCGGGCTGGACGGTGCTGCGCGACCCGGCGGGCGGCACGTACTGCCTGACGACCCGGAACCCGGAGACGGGCAGGCTGCGCGGCTAA
- a CDS encoding inorganic phosphate transporter: MDHITFLVAVVIVTALAFDFTNGFHDTANAMATSIATGALAPRTAVLISGVLNVAGAFLSTEVAKTISGGIVDDTLVSPGMIFAGLVGAILWNLLTWLVGLPSSSSHALFGGLIGAVWVGAGSHGVHFDKVVEKVLVPAVASPVVAGGAALLATYLAYRLTDRARKDSVTKGFRIGQIASASLVSLAHGTNDAQKTMGVITLTLISVGALGHDAGPPLWVIASAGLAIGLGTYLGGWRIIRTMGKGLTEIQSPQGFAAETASTTVILSSAHLGFALSTTQVASGSILGAGLGRRLAEVRWAVAGRMALAWLITLPAAALVGGLAASVVQSGGDLGTAVVALVGAALAVGIVVVSRRNPVHAHNVNDAHEVTIRTEPPAKVGTAA; the protein is encoded by the coding sequence ATGGACCACATCACGTTCCTCGTGGCGGTCGTCATCGTGACGGCGCTCGCCTTCGACTTCACCAACGGATTCCACGACACGGCGAACGCGATGGCCACGTCCATCGCCACCGGCGCACTCGCTCCCCGTACGGCGGTCCTGATCAGCGGTGTCCTCAACGTGGCCGGTGCCTTTCTGTCCACGGAGGTCGCCAAGACCATCTCGGGCGGCATCGTGGACGACACCCTCGTCAGCCCGGGGATGATCTTCGCGGGCCTGGTCGGGGCGATCCTGTGGAACCTGCTGACCTGGCTGGTCGGATTGCCGTCGAGTTCCTCGCACGCCCTGTTCGGCGGGCTGATCGGGGCCGTGTGGGTCGGGGCGGGCAGCCATGGCGTCCACTTCGACAAGGTCGTCGAGAAGGTGCTGGTCCCGGCGGTGGCCTCACCGGTCGTGGCCGGTGGCGCCGCGCTGCTGGCCACCTACCTCGCCTACCGGCTCACCGATCGCGCCCGCAAGGACTCCGTGACCAAGGGCTTCCGGATCGGTCAGATCGCCTCGGCCTCGCTGGTCTCCCTCGCCCACGGCACGAACGACGCGCAGAAAACCATGGGCGTCATCACCCTCACCTTGATCTCGGTCGGCGCGCTCGGCCACGACGCCGGCCCGCCCCTGTGGGTGATCGCGTCCGCGGGCCTCGCCATCGGCCTCGGCACCTATCTCGGCGGCTGGCGCATCATCCGCACCATGGGCAAGGGCCTCACCGAGATCCAGTCGCCGCAGGGCTTCGCCGCCGAGACCGCCTCCACCACCGTCATCCTGAGCTCCGCTCACCTCGGTTTCGCCCTGTCCACCACCCAGGTCGCCTCGGGCAGCATCCTCGGCGCGGGTCTCGGCCGCAGGCTCGCGGAGGTCCGCTGGGCCGTCGCGGGCCGCATGGCGCTCGCGTGGCTGATCACGCTGCCCGCCGCCGCCCTGGTCGGCGGACTGGCCGCAAGCGTGGTCCAGAGCGGCGGTGACCTCGGTACGGCGGTCGTCGCCCTGGTCGGCGCGGCCCTCGCCGTGGGCATCGTGGTCGTCTCGCGCCGCAACCCGGTGCACGCGCACAACGTCAACGACGCACACGAGGTCACCATCCGCACCGAGCCGCCCGCCAAGGTCGGCACGGCCGCCTGA
- the sodN gene encoding superoxide dismutase, Ni codes for MLSRLFAPKVKVSAHCDLPCGVYDPAQARIEAESVKAIQEKMAGNDDPHFQARATTIKEQRAELAKHHVSVLWSDYFKPPHFEKYPELHQLVNDTLKALSAAKGSTDPATGQKALDYIAQIDKIFWETKKA; via the coding sequence ATGCTTTCCCGCCTGTTTGCCCCCAAGGTCAAGGTCAGCGCACACTGCGACCTTCCCTGCGGTGTGTACGACCCCGCCCAGGCCCGCATCGAGGCTGAGTCGGTGAAGGCCATCCAGGAGAAGATGGCCGGCAACGACGACCCGCACTTCCAGGCGCGTGCCACCACCATCAAGGAGCAGCGCGCGGAGCTCGCGAAGCACCACGTGTCCGTGCTGTGGAGCGACTACTTCAAGCCGCCGCACTTCGAGAAGTACCCCGAGCTGCACCAGCTGGTCAACGACACCCTCAAGGCCCTCTCGGCCGCCAAGGGTTCGACCGACCCGGCGACCGGCCAGAAGGCGCTGGACTACATCGCCCAGATCGACAAGATCTTCTGGGAGACCAAGAAGGCCTGA
- a CDS encoding CGNR zinc finger domain-containing protein, which yields MELAYYSDYAVRLVNTEEPARGTDTLTSVEAVRDLFGVNQSAARRATDADVTRFRSVRARLRAVFEAADKGDETLAVDLLNSLLLEFPVSPQISGHDFRDDDGRPLWHMHLADHPSNATAGYAAIAAMGLAFHLTEYGVDRLGLCEAAPCRNAYLDTSTNRSRRYCSDRCATRANVAAYRARKRLEAARPDLPEKTGLAADSAQPSSAQGERRSDLRGR from the coding sequence GTGGAACTGGCCTATTACTCGGACTATGCCGTGCGCCTCGTCAACACCGAGGAGCCGGCCCGGGGCACGGACACCCTGACGTCGGTCGAGGCGGTCCGTGACCTGTTCGGCGTCAACCAGTCGGCGGCCCGCCGCGCCACCGACGCGGACGTCACCCGCTTCCGCTCGGTCAGGGCCCGGCTGCGCGCGGTCTTCGAGGCGGCCGACAAGGGCGACGAGACGCTCGCCGTGGACCTGCTGAACTCGCTGCTGCTGGAGTTCCCGGTGAGCCCGCAGATCTCCGGGCACGACTTCCGCGACGACGACGGCCGCCCCCTGTGGCACATGCACCTGGCGGACCACCCGTCCAACGCGACCGCGGGCTACGCGGCGATCGCGGCGATGGGGCTGGCGTTCCACCTGACCGAGTACGGCGTGGACCGGCTCGGCCTGTGCGAGGCCGCGCCCTGCCGCAACGCCTACCTGGACACCTCCACCAACCGCTCCCGGCGTTACTGCTCCGACCGCTGCGCGACCCGCGCCAACGTGGCGGCCTACCGCGCGCGCAAACGCCTCGAAGCCGCCCGGCCCGACCTGCCCGAGAAGACGGGCCTGGCGGCCGACAGCGCCCAGCCGAGCAGCGCCCAGGGCGAACGCCGATCGGACCTGCGCGGCCGGTAG
- a CDS encoding class I SAM-dependent methyltransferase → MTDADITTTTADWQAWQESWDRQQEWYLPDREERFRIMLDMVEALVGTAPRVLDLACGTGSITARLLARFPEATSTGVDLDPALLAIAEGTFAGDERVSLVTADLKDPDWPAKLPYDSYDAVLTATALHWLHREPLADLYGQVAGVVRDGGVFMNADHMIDETTPRINAAERVQRHARMDQAKRDGILDWSQWWQLAAKDPVLAEPTASRYEIYGEHADGDMPSAAWHARVLREKGFGEARPVWCSPSDTLLLALK, encoded by the coding sequence ATGACGGACGCGGACATCACCACGACCACCGCCGACTGGCAGGCCTGGCAGGAGAGCTGGGACCGGCAGCAGGAGTGGTACCTGCCCGACCGCGAGGAGCGGTTCCGGATCATGCTCGACATGGTGGAGGCCCTCGTGGGCACCGCCCCGCGCGTGCTCGACCTCGCCTGCGGCACGGGGAGCATCACCGCCCGGCTGCTCGCCCGGTTCCCGGAGGCAACCAGCACCGGCGTCGACCTCGACCCCGCGCTCCTCGCCATCGCCGAGGGCACGTTCGCGGGCGACGAGCGGGTCAGCCTCGTCACGGCCGACCTCAAGGACCCCGACTGGCCGGCGAAGCTGCCGTACGACTCGTACGACGCCGTCCTGACCGCGACGGCCCTGCACTGGCTGCACCGGGAACCCCTCGCGGACCTCTACGGCCAGGTCGCGGGAGTGGTCCGCGACGGCGGTGTCTTCATGAACGCGGACCATATGATCGACGAGACGACGCCCCGGATCAACGCCGCCGAGCGGGTACAGCGGCACGCCCGTATGGATCAGGCCAAGCGGGACGGCATCCTCGACTGGTCGCAGTGGTGGCAGCTCGCCGCCAAGGACCCGGTCCTCGCGGAGCCCACGGCCAGCCGCTACGAGATCTACGGCGAACACGCGGACGGCGACATGCCGTCGGCGGCGTGGCACGCGCGCGTGCTGCGCGAGAAGGGATTCGGCGAGGCCAGGCCGGTGTGGTGCTCGCCCTCGGACACCCTGTTGCTCGCCCTGAAGTAG
- a CDS encoding amino acid ABC transporter ATP-binding protein, with product MTAMVKAEGVHKSFGPVEVLKGIDLEVKSGEVFCLIGPSGSGKSTFLRCINHLEKINAGRLYVDGELVGYRQKGDKLYELKDSEVALKRRDIGMVFQRFNLFPHMTAVENIMEAPVQVKGVSRSQARQRALELLDRVGLADKAGSYPSQLSGGQQQRVAIARALAMDPKLMLFDEPTSALDPELVGDVLDVMRDLAESGMTMIVVTHEMGFAREVGDSLVFMDGGVVVESGHPREVLTNPQHERTKSFLSKVL from the coding sequence ATGACTGCCATGGTCAAGGCCGAAGGCGTCCACAAGTCCTTCGGTCCCGTAGAGGTCCTCAAGGGCATCGACCTGGAGGTGAAGTCCGGCGAGGTGTTCTGCCTCATCGGCCCCTCCGGCTCCGGCAAGTCGACCTTCCTCCGGTGCATCAACCACCTGGAGAAGATCAACGCCGGCCGCCTGTACGTGGACGGGGAGCTGGTCGGCTACCGCCAGAAGGGCGACAAGCTCTACGAGCTCAAGGACAGCGAGGTCGCCCTCAAGCGCCGGGACATCGGCATGGTCTTCCAGCGCTTCAACCTGTTCCCGCACATGACGGCCGTGGAGAACATCATGGAGGCGCCGGTCCAGGTCAAGGGCGTGAGCAGGAGCCAGGCCCGGCAGCGCGCCCTGGAGCTCCTGGACCGGGTGGGCCTGGCCGACAAGGCGGGCAGCTACCCCTCGCAGCTCTCCGGCGGCCAGCAGCAGCGCGTCGCCATCGCGCGGGCCCTCGCCATGGACCCGAAGCTGATGCTGTTCGACGAGCCGACGTCGGCACTCGACCCGGAGCTGGTCGGTGACGTCCTGGACGTCATGCGCGACCTCGCCGAGTCCGGCATGACGATGATCGTGGTCACCCACGAGATGGGCTTCGCCCGCGAAGTGGGCGACAGCCTGGTCTTCATGGACGGCGGTGTGGTGGTCGAATCCGGCCACCCGCGCGAGGTGCTGACGAACCCGCAACACGAGCGGACGAAGTCGTTCCTGTCCAAGGTGCTCTGA